CTTTCTTCAACTGATTACTATCCATCAATGCGCGTGGCACTGTAGCCAAATTTGCCGCAGAACAGAAATAACTATGGCATTAAAAGTTGATGAACAAATATAAACAAAAAAGGTCTGCATTCATTTTTGAATACAGACCTTTTAAGAGTTATTATGAGGTTTGATTATTTATCACCGAAATAACGGTTGTACAGACCTTCAAAACCTTTACCGTGGCGAGCTTCGTCCTTGCACATTTCGTGTACAGTATCATGGATAGCATCCAGGTTCAAAGCTTTAGCACGAGTTGCGATACGTTTTTTGTCTTCGCATGCACCTTGCTCAGCATCTTTACGTTTCTGCAGGTTTGTTTTAGTATCCCAAACACAGTCGCCCAACAGTTCGGCAAATTTAGCAGCATGTTCAGCTTCTTCCCAAGCGTAGCGTTTGAAAGCCTCAGCTACTTCAGGATAACCTTCGCGGTCTGCCTGACGGCTCATAGCCAGATACATACCAACTTCAGTACATTCGCCCATGAAGTGATTGTTCAGGTCTTTAATCATTTCTTCGTCACAACCTTTTGCAACACCGATAACGTGCTCATCAGCAAAAGTCAATGCACCACCTTCTACTTCAACAACTTCTACGAACTTGCTGGCAGGAGCTTTACACAAAGGACATTTCTCAGGAGCTGCGTCACCTTCATAAACGTAACCGCAAACAGTACATCTAAATTTTTTCATTTTCTTCTCAATTTTAAATTAATTAGTCAATACGTGTATCTTTATCTTTTCTCAAGCAATTCTTACATATACCTTTATAATAATAATGCACTTCCGATACCTGATGTCCGTCCATCTCCAAGCTCTCTACCTTTTTCACCGCTTCCAGACATTGCAAGTCATAAATATGTCCGCAACGTTTGCATAGGAAATGAGAGTGAATAGAGGTATCCGCATCAAAATTAGTATTCTTCTCATCAATAGTAAGCATCTGAGCCGCTCCTTGTTCTGAAAATAGTTTCAAAGTATTGTAAACTGTCGTCTTTGAAAGTGTAGGCATCGAAGGAGACAATGCTGTATATATATCATCAGCCGACGGATGGATAGGATGCTCCATCAAATATTGCATGATAGCAATACGCTGCATCGAAGGCTTTATATTATGTTCTAATAATCTTTCGTACGGTTTCATCATTTAGCCCTTTCTTTCCAAAATTGTATTCATTACAATTATAAATCCAGTGCAAAGATAGAAAGGCTTTATTGGATTTCCAAATATTTTCAAGTTTTTTTTAGAAAGATTCAAATCAACTGTATAAATACCTGTATTTTTGTGTTACAAACAGTCACACACTTATCTTTCATTTTGAAAGTCCATTTAAATGTTTAAACAACAGTAACATTCTTGATGTAAAAGCCCCTATTGAAAGGATTCATTGCTGAAAAGATAAATATTCAAAACTATTTTCCTATTTTTGCATCCACTATATATAAATAAGGTATAAGATGAACTACGGATTCGTAAAAGTAGCAGCAGCTGTGCCACACATAAAGGTGGCTGACTGTAAATTCAATGTAGAGAGAATAGAAAGTCTGATTGCAGTGGCCGAAGGGAAGGGAGTGCAAATCATAATCTTCCCGGAAATGAGTATTACCGGATATACTTGTGGTGACTTATTTGGGCAGCAGCTTTTATTGGAAGAAGCAGAAATGGGAATCATGCAGATTCTGAATAATACACGCCAGTTGGATATTATCTCCATTGTCGGTATGCCGGTAGTGGTCAATTCGACAGTTATCAACGGGGCTGTAGTTATTCAGAAAGGAAAAGTATTAGGTATTGCAGCCAAAACTTATCTCCCCAATTATAAAGAGTTTTATGAGCAGCGTTGGTTCACTTCTGCCCTACAGCTCACAACAGATAACGTACGTTTGTGCGGACAAATTGTTCCCATAGGCGCAAACCTACTTTTTGAAACTTCAGATACCACTTTCGGAATTGAGATTTGTGAAGACCTTTGGTCTACAATTCCTCCCAGTTCCTCACTTGCACTGCAAGGGGCGGAAATTCTATTTAATATGTCGGCAGACAATGAAGGTATCGGAAAACATAATTATCTGTGTTCCCTT
This portion of the Bacteroides acidifaciens genome encodes:
- a CDS encoding NADH peroxidase: MKKFRCTVCGYVYEGDAAPEKCPLCKAPASKFVEVVEVEGGALTFADEHVIGVAKGCDEEMIKDLNNHFMGECTEVGMYLAMSRQADREGYPEVAEAFKRYAWEEAEHAAKFAELLGDCVWDTKTNLQKRKDAEQGACEDKKRIATRAKALNLDAIHDTVHEMCKDEARHGKGFEGLYNRYFGDK
- a CDS encoding Fur family transcriptional regulator, giving the protein MKPYERLLEHNIKPSMQRIAIMQYLMEHPIHPSADDIYTALSPSMPTLSKTTVYNTLKLFSEQGAAQMLTIDEKNTNFDADTSIHSHFLCKRCGHIYDLQCLEAVKKVESLEMDGHQVSEVHYYYKGICKNCLRKDKDTRID